From Clostridia bacterium, the proteins below share one genomic window:
- a CDS encoding dipeptidase, whose translation MQTFDVERHFAARRDRHLAELMEFLRIPSISALSTHRADVRRAAEWLADRLRRAGLEHVAVEETGGHPVVVGDWLHAPGAPTVLIYGHYDVQPVDPESLWTTPPFEPQIRDGRLYARGASDDKGQTFMHVLAVEAWLEETGRLPVNVKFLVEGEEEVGSRHLDAYVERNRDRLAADVVVVSDTPMFAAGRPAVCYGLRGIASMEVRVQGPASDLHSGLYGGSVLNPIQALVALLASLHDADGRVAVPGFYDDVRPLSAEERDAFARLPFDEEAYRRQLGVPALFGEPGYTTLERVWARPTLEFNGISGGFQGEGGKTIVPSWASAKISCRLVPDQDPEKVLDAIEQHLRARAPRAVELTIERGAGSPASIVPLDHPAVRAAAQTLQETYGQPADFIRMGGSIPIVQTFRERLGAPVVLLGFGLPDENFHAPNEFFTLENFDLGLRTLARYWAALAEAMSPGRA comes from the coding sequence ATGCAGACCTTCGACGTCGAACGCCATTTCGCGGCCAGGCGCGACCGCCACCTGGCCGAACTCATGGAGTTCCTGCGCATCCCCAGCATCAGCGCGCTCTCCACCCATCGTGCCGACGTCCGCCGCGCGGCCGAATGGCTGGCGGACCGCCTGCGCCGGGCGGGGCTCGAGCACGTGGCGGTCGAGGAGACCGGCGGCCACCCGGTCGTCGTCGGCGACTGGCTCCACGCGCCCGGCGCGCCGACGGTGCTCATCTACGGCCACTACGACGTGCAACCGGTCGATCCGGAGTCGCTGTGGACGACGCCGCCCTTCGAGCCGCAGATCCGCGACGGCCGCCTGTACGCGCGCGGCGCCAGCGACGACAAGGGCCAGACGTTCATGCACGTCCTGGCCGTCGAAGCTTGGCTCGAGGAGACGGGACGGCTGCCGGTCAACGTCAAGTTCCTCGTCGAAGGCGAGGAGGAGGTGGGCAGCCGCCACTTGGACGCGTACGTGGAGCGGAACCGTGACCGCCTGGCGGCGGATGTCGTCGTCGTCAGTGACACGCCGATGTTCGCCGCGGGACGTCCGGCCGTCTGCTACGGGCTGCGCGGCATCGCGTCCATGGAAGTGCGCGTGCAGGGTCCGGCCAGCGACCTGCACTCCGGCCTTTATGGCGGCTCCGTGCTGAACCCCATCCAGGCCCTCGTGGCGCTTCTTGCCAGCCTGCACGATGCAGACGGCCGCGTGGCCGTGCCCGGCTTCTACGACGACGTCCGTCCGCTGTCGGCGGAAGAGCGGGACGCCTTCGCGCGCCTTCCCTTCGACGAGGAGGCCTACCGGCGCCAGCTGGGCGTCCCCGCGCTCTTCGGGGAGCCGGGGTACACCACCCTGGAGCGCGTCTGGGCGCGCCCCACGCTGGAGTTCAACGGCATCAGCGGCGGGTTTCAGGGGGAGGGCGGGAAAACCATCGTGCCGTCCTGGGCGTCGGCGAAGATCAGCTGCCGCCTTGTGCCCGACCAGGACCCGGAGAAGGTGCTCGACGCGATCGAGCAGCACCTCCGAGCCCGCGCGCCGCGCGCGGTCGAGCTCACGATCGAAAGGGGCGCGGGCAGCCCGGCGTCGATCGTGCCGCTGGACCACCCGGCCGTGCGCGCGGCTGCCCAGACGCTTCAGGAGACGTACGGCCAGCCGGCCGACTTCATTCGCATGGGAGGCTCGATCCCCATCGTGCAGACCTTCCGCGAGCGTCTCGGCGCGCCGGTCGTGCTGCTGGGCTTCGGCCTGCCGGACGAGAACTTCCACGCGCCGAACGAGTTCTTCACGCTGGAGAACTTCGACCTCGGCCTGCGCACGCTCGCGCGCTACTGGGCGGCGCTGGCGGAGGCGATGTCGCCCGGGCGGGCTTGA
- the hflX gene encoding GTPase HflX encodes MAGRSEPRAGRCVSDSTSAFMAAMIPFDACEGCRMERALLVVAHRRRDGWTAQDEADELASLARSAGAEVAGVVVQSRPQADPATLIGRGKVEEVRAELERAGATLVIVAPELTPAQQRNLERALDTVVLDRTQLVLDIFAQRARSREGALQVELAQLRYLLPRLAGMGRALSRLGGGIGTRGPGETKLEADRRRLRERIRALEREIEAVRRHRTVLRAGRARLELPMVALVGYTNAGKSTLFNALTGAGVHAEDALFATLDPTSRRAELGGRAVILTDTVGFIHDLPHSLVAAFRATLEEAALADLLLHVVDISRDGWEQRMSAVEDVLDEIGAGDVPRLVALNQIDRLPGGAAEAARRVPEGVPVSARTGEGLAELGAAAAALLARQERTEAWLVPYDRLRVLDWLRQAGRVEREEYTDAGVRVVARCDEATARRVARALAGSPATRG; translated from the coding sequence ATGGCGGGCAGGTCGGAGCCTCGCGCCGGCAGGTGCGTGTCCGACAGCACGAGCGCCTTCATGGCAGCCATGATACCATTCGACGCATGCGAGGGATGCCGGATGGAACGGGCGTTGCTCGTCGTCGCCCACCGGCGGCGCGACGGCTGGACGGCGCAGGACGAGGCGGACGAGCTCGCGTCCCTCGCGCGCAGCGCGGGCGCGGAGGTCGCCGGCGTCGTCGTGCAGAGCCGGCCGCAGGCCGATCCGGCGACGCTGATCGGACGCGGCAAGGTGGAGGAAGTGAGGGCGGAACTCGAGCGCGCGGGCGCCACGCTCGTCATCGTCGCGCCGGAACTGACGCCCGCCCAGCAGCGCAACCTGGAACGCGCCCTCGACACCGTGGTGCTGGATCGCACGCAACTCGTGCTCGACATCTTCGCGCAGCGGGCCCGCTCGCGTGAAGGCGCGCTGCAGGTGGAACTGGCCCAGCTCCGCTATCTCCTGCCGCGCCTGGCCGGCATGGGGCGGGCGCTGTCCCGCCTCGGCGGCGGCATCGGCACGCGGGGACCTGGAGAGACGAAGCTCGAAGCGGACCGGCGCCGCCTGCGCGAGCGCATCCGCGCCCTGGAACGGGAGATCGAGGCCGTGCGGCGCCACCGGACGGTGCTGCGGGCCGGACGCGCGCGCCTCGAGTTGCCGATGGTGGCGCTCGTCGGGTACACCAACGCGGGCAAGTCGACGCTCTTCAACGCCCTCACGGGGGCCGGCGTTCACGCGGAAGACGCGCTCTTCGCCACCCTGGACCCCACGTCGCGCCGGGCGGAACTCGGCGGCCGCGCCGTCATCCTGACGGACACCGTCGGCTTCATCCACGACCTGCCGCATTCGCTCGTCGCCGCCTTCCGCGCCACGCTGGAAGAGGCGGCGCTGGCCGACCTGCTCCTGCACGTGGTCGACATCAGCCGGGACGGGTGGGAGCAGCGGATGTCCGCCGTCGAAGACGTGCTGGACGAAATCGGGGCTGGCGACGTGCCCCGCCTCGTGGCCCTCAACCAGATCGACCGCCTGCCCGGCGGCGCCGCCGAGGCCGCGCGCCGCGTCCCGGAGGGCGTGCCCGTCTCGGCCCGCACGGGGGAGGGCCTGGCCGAGCTGGGTGCGGCGGCCGCCGCGCTCCTCGCCCGCCAGGAGCGGACCGAGGCGTGGCTCGTCCCGTACGACCGGCTGCGCGTGCTCGACTGGCTGCGACAGGCGGGCCGCGTGGAACGGGAGGAGTACACGGACGCGGGCGTCCGCGTCGTGGCCCGCTGCGACGAGGCGACGGCCCGTCGCGTGGCGCGCGCCCTCGCCGGGTCGCCGGCCACGCGCGGCTGA
- a CDS encoding metallophosphoesterase: MKALVLSDTHLPARGSDLPAIVYRALSALGPGDLILHAGDLVAADVLTVLEAFAPVHAVRGNVDGPDVWPLLPEKRVVALGSFRVGLVHGHAGPGRDTPDRAFRAFASQERHVHAVVFGHSHEPHRATREGCLMFNPGSPTDRRRAPHFSFGWLWPEGGQLRAEHVFFDRPDETPFIPPGS, translated from the coding sequence ATGAAGGCGCTCGTGCTGTCGGACACGCACCTGCCGGCGCGAGGCTCCGACCTGCCCGCCATCGTCTACCGGGCCCTGTCCGCGCTCGGTCCCGGAGACCTCATCCTGCACGCGGGCGACCTCGTCGCCGCCGACGTGCTCACCGTCCTTGAGGCGTTCGCCCCCGTGCATGCCGTGCGGGGCAACGTCGACGGTCCCGACGTGTGGCCGCTCCTCCCGGAAAAACGGGTGGTGGCGCTGGGTTCCTTCCGCGTGGGCCTGGTGCACGGCCACGCGGGCCCCGGGCGCGACACGCCCGACCGCGCCTTCCGCGCCTTTGCGAGCCAGGAACGCCACGTCCACGCCGTCGTCTTCGGCCACAGCCACGAACCGCACCGCGCCACGCGCGAAGGCTGCCTCATGTTCAATCCCGGCTCGCCCACGGACCGCCGCCGCGCGCCGCACTTCTCCTTCGGCTGGCTATGGCCCGAAGGTGGCCAACTGCGGGCGGAACACGTCTTCTTCGATCGGCCGGACGAGACGCCCTTCATCCCTCCCGGGTCTTGA
- a CDS encoding uracil-DNA glycosylase gives MSRQDDDARAAAWAQLEEDIIRCRACPRLVEHRERVAREKRRMYRDETYWGKPVPGFGDPEARLWIVGLAPAAHGANRTGRMFTGDRSGEWLFRALHRAGFANQPTSVSRDDGLQLRDAFVSSPVRCAPPDNRPSREELLRCRGFMLREAQLLRRVRVVVALGRFGTDAFLGLLREMGARPAPVVFGHARRHDLGPGLPVLVTSYHPSQQNTQTGRLTEEMFDRVFALAREILAEDDAATSPPAETPRRLKTREG, from the coding sequence ATGTCCAGGCAGGACGATGACGCGCGCGCGGCGGCGTGGGCGCAGCTGGAGGAGGACATCATCCGGTGCCGCGCGTGCCCGCGGCTCGTGGAGCACCGGGAACGGGTCGCGCGGGAAAAGCGGCGGATGTACCGGGACGAGACCTACTGGGGCAAGCCGGTGCCGGGCTTCGGGGATCCCGAGGCGCGCCTGTGGATCGTCGGGCTCGCGCCGGCGGCGCACGGGGCGAACCGGACCGGTCGGATGTTCACCGGCGACCGCTCCGGGGAGTGGCTCTTTCGTGCCCTCCATCGTGCAGGGTTCGCGAACCAGCCGACCAGCGTGTCGCGGGACGACGGCCTCCAACTCCGGGACGCCTTTGTCAGCTCGCCGGTGCGGTGCGCACCGCCGGACAACCGGCCCTCGCGCGAGGAGCTCCTGCGGTGCCGGGGCTTCATGCTGAGGGAGGCGCAGCTGCTCCGGCGCGTGCGTGTTGTCGTCGCCCTGGGCCGGTTCGGCACGGACGCGTTCCTCGGCCTCCTGCGAGAGATGGGCGCGCGGCCCGCGCCCGTGGTCTTCGGCCACGCGCGGCGCCACGACCTCGGCCCCGGGCTGCCCGTCCTTGTCACGTCGTATCACCCGTCGCAACAGAACACGCAGACCGGGCGGCTCACGGAAGAGATGTTCGACCGCGTCTTCGCGCTGGCGCGCGAGATCCTGGCGGAGGACGACGCCGCGACGTCCCCGCCCGCGGAGACGCCGCGGCGCCTCAAGACCCGGGAGGGATGA